From the genome of Anopheles merus strain MAF chromosome X, AmerM5.1, whole genome shotgun sequence, one region includes:
- the LOC121592758 gene encoding fibroin heavy chain-like, with amino-acid sequence MRFFVVATAFLVVASANFGLGQNVVSIDYSPAVFEDTIVGGGASGASAGSYGGAGSYGGASSGASSNAYAGAASGAQYNQAGLFGGAGASAGSSASAGSFGGAGSFAGSNADSFATGSSSGASASASSSANAGVNIITLPTEIKKHFYYHVAQDDAIAETETKTLTITPRQHYKVIFIKAPSASANAGASSKAASKIDEKTIVYVLVNKPAKANATSEAEASSFSSGKPEVYFVKYQGAQATSSSSSNSQSGGSIAISNANAGAGANAISGAGANAISGAGANAISGAGANAYSGAGANAYSGAGANAYSGAGAGSRGAGIITGANSLANAGALAGNSGYNSVGASAQAAARSTAGGLAFAP; translated from the exons ATGCGCTTCTTTGTG GTTGCAACCGCCTTTCTGGTCGTCGCATCGGCCAATTTCGGGCTCGGTCAAAACGTAGTGAGCATCGATTACTCACCCGCCGTCTTCGAAGACACGATCGTCGGTGGAGGTGCATCCGGTGCCAGTGCTGGCTCATACGGTGGAGCCGGCTCGTACGGCGGCGCTTCCTCCGGAGCGTCCAGCAATGCCTACGCAGGCGCTGCCAGCGGTGCACAGTACAACCAGGCGGGACTTTTTGGCGGTGCTGGTGCATCTGCCGGTTCGTCTGCATCGGCCGGCTCATTCGGTGGGGCCGGTTCATTTGCAGGATCTAACGCCGACAGCTTCGCTACCGGCAGCTCGTCCGGAGCTTCCGCCAGCGCTTCCAGCTCGGCCAATGCTGGAGTCAACATCATCACTTTGCCAACGGAGATCAAGAAGCACTTCTACTATCACGTAGCGCAGGACGATGCGATTGCTGAAACCGAAACCAAAACCCTCACCATCACGCCCCGCCAGCACTACAAGGTCATCTTCATCAAGGCCCCGTCTGCCAGCGCCAACGCCGGTGCATCGTCCAAGGCAGCCAGCAAAATAGATGAGAAGACGATCGTCTACGTGCTCGTCAACAAGCCGGCCAAGGCAAATGCCACTAGTGAGGCCGAGGCAAGCTCGTTCTCCTCTGGTAAGCCGGAGGTATACTTCGTCAAGTACCAGGGTGCTCAGGCTACCTCTAGCTCAAGCTCTAATTCGCAATCGGGTGGATCGATTGCCATCAGCAATGCCAATGCTGGCGCTGGTGCAAATGCTATTTCTGGTGCTGGAGCCAATGCTATCTCTGGCGCTGGAGCCAATGCTATCTCTGGCGCTGGTGCCAATGCTTACTCTGGCGCTGGTGCCAATGCTTACTCTGGCGCTGGTGCCAATGCTTACTCTGGCGCTGGTGCTGGATCCCGTGGTGCCGGTATCATCACTGGTGCAAATTCACTCGCTAATGCTGGTGCATTGGCCGGAAACAGCGGATACAACTCTGTCGGAGCTTCTGCCCAAGCTGCTGCCCGATCCACGGCCGGAGGACTGGCATTTGCGCCCTAG
- the LOC121592742 gene encoding fibroin heavy chain-like has translation MRFFVVIAACLAVASADIGLDLRQGASAGSSSYAGSQGAVSIDYAPALFEDSVVGGAASGASARSFGGASSFGGAGSYGGASSGASSGAYAGAASGAQYNAGYQAGLRDGASASAGSSASAGSFGGAGTRFGSIAGSNANGFVGSGSSAGSSSFGGSGAFGSASAGASAFAQAKTEVRYAAPVVLKNFYYHVAPEEPQAEAGAKTLTITPRKHYKVIFIKAPSASANAGASSQAASQTEEKTLVYVLVNKPAKAQATSEAEASSFTSGKPEVYFIKYQGAQAQAQAGAIAGAVGGQAGSFADAQSNAGVSYDAGFGGASGFGGASGFGGASGFGAGAGSSSFANSASSANVGTDFVDFGARSGVSVGSVGSSGYNAGYTAGYTAAATGGLAVTPSYDSVAVGANAGAGSSIVY, from the exons ATGCGCTTCTTTGTG GTAATAGCCGCCTGTCTGGCCGTCGCGTCGGCCGATATCGGGCTCGACCTGCGTCAGGGAGCATCGGCCGGAAGCAGCAGCTACGCCGGTAGCCAAGGCGCAGTGAGCATCGATTACGCACCCGCCCTTTTCGAGGACTCCGTCGTCGGTGGAGCTGCATCCGGTGCCAGTGCCCGCTCGTTCGGTGGAGCCAGCTCGTTCGGTGGAGCCGGCTCGTACGGCGGCGCTTCCTCCGGAGCGTCCAGCGGCGCTTACGCAGGCGCTGCCAGCGGTGCACAGTACAATGCCGGCTACCAGGCGGGACTTCGTGACGGTGCTTCTGCGTCTGCCGGTTCGTCTGCATCGGCCGGATCATTCGGTGGAGCCGGAACCCGTTTCGGTTCGATTGCTGGATCTAACGCTAACGGCTTCGTCGGTAGCGGCAGCTCGGCCGGATCTAGCAGCTTCGGCGGTAGCGGCGCGTTCGGCTCGGCTTCGGCCGGTGCATCCGCCTTTGCCCAGGCCAAGACGGAGGTGCGCTATGCTGCCCCGGTGGTCCTGAAGAACTTCTACTACCATGTCGCGCCGGAGGAGCCGCAGGCCGAGGCCGGAGCCAAAACGCTCACCATCACGCCCCGCAAGCACTACAAGGTCATCTTCATCAAGGCCCCGTCTGCCAGCGCCAACGCCGGTGCATCGTCCCAGGCCGCCAGCCAAACCGAAGAGAAGACGCTCGTCTACGTGCTCGTCAACAAGCCCGCCAAGGCACAGGCCACTAGCGAGGCCGAGGCAAGCTCGTTCACCTCTGGCAAGCCGGAGGTGTACTTCATCAAGTACCAGGGTGCTCAGGCTCAGGCTCAGGCTGGCGCTATTGCTGGAGCAGTTGGTGGACAGGCTGGATCGTTTGCCGACGCTCAGTCCAACGCTGGTGTTTCATACGATGCCGGTTTCGGTGGTGCCTCTGGTTTCGGTGGTGCCTCTGGTTTCGGTGGTGCCTCTGGATTCGGTGCTGGTGCCGGTTCGTCTTCATTCGCGAATTCCGCTTCATCGGCCAATGTTGGCACTGACTTTGTTGACTTCGGTGCACGTAGCGGTGTGTCGGTTGGCTCGGTCGGAAGCAGCGGATACAACGCCGGCTACACTGCCGGCTATACCGCGGCCGCTACCGGTGGACTGGCAGTTACGCCCTCGTACGACTCCGTGGCCGTCGGTGCTAATGCTGGCGCTGGTAGCAGTATCGTGTATTAA
- the LOC121594959 gene encoding fibroin heavy chain-like, whose amino-acid sequence MRFFVVIAACLAVASADIGLDLRQGASAGSSSYAGSQGAVSIDYAPALFEDSVVGGAASGASARSFGGASSFGGAGSYGGASSGASSGAYAGAASGAQYNAGYQAGLRDGASASAGSSASAGSFGGAGTRFGSIAGSNANGFVGSGSSAGSSSFAGSGAFGSASAGASAFAQAKTEVRYAAPVVLKNFYYHVAPEEPQAEAGAKTLTITPRKHYKVIFIKAPSASANAGASSQAASQTEEKTLVYVLVNKPAKAQATSEAEASSFTSGKPEVYFIKYQGAQAQAQAGAIAGAVGGQAGSFADAQSNAGVSYDAGFGGASGFGGASGFGGASGFGAGAGSSSFANSASSANVGTDFVDFGARSGVSVGSVGSSGYNAGYTAGYTAAATGGLAVTPSYDSVAVGANAGAGSSIVY is encoded by the exons ATGCGCTTCTTTGTG GTAATAGCCGCCTGTCTGGCCGTCGCGTCGGCCGATATCGGGCTCGACCTGCGTCAGGGAGCATCGGCCGGAAGCAGCAGCTACGCCGGTAGCCAAGGCGCAGTGAGCATCGATTACGCACCCGCCCTTTTCGAGGACTCCGTCGTCGGTGGAGCTGCATCCGGTGCCAGTGCCCGCTCGTTCGGTGGAGCCAGCTCGTTCGGTGGAGCCGGATCGTACGGCGGCGCTTCCTCCGGAGCGTCCAGCGGCGCCTACGCAGGCGCTGCCAGCGGTGCACAGTACAATGCCGGCTACCAGGCGGGACTTCGTGACGGTGCTTCTGCGTCTGCCGGTTCGTCCGCATCGGCCGGATCATTCGGTGGAGCCGGAACCCGTTTCGGTTCGATTGCTGGATCTAACGCTAACGGCTTCGTCGGTAGCGGCAGCTCGGCCGGATCTAGCAGCTTCGCCGGTAGCGGCGCGTTCGGCTCGGCTTCGGCCGGTGCATCCGCCTTTGCCCAGGCAAAGACGGAGGTGCGCTATGCTGCCCCGGTGGTCCTGAAGAACTTCTACTACCATGTCGCGCCGGAGGAGCCGCAGGCCGAGGCCGGAGCCAAAACGCTCACCATCACGCCCCGCAAGCACTACAAGGTCATCTTCATCAAGGCCCCGTCTGCCAGCGCCAACGCCGGTGCATCGTCCCAGGCCGCCAGCCAAACCGAAGAGAAGACGCTCGTCTACGTGCTCGTCAACAAGCCCGCCAAGGCACAGGCCACTAGCGAGGCCGAGGCAAGCTCGTTCACCTCTGGCAAGCCGGAGGTGTACTTCATCAAGTACCAGGGTGCTCAGGCTCAGGCTCAGGCTGGCGCTATTGCTGGAGCAGTTGGTGGACAGGCTGGATCGTTTGCCGACGCTCAGTCCAACGCTGGTGTTTCATACGATGCCGGTTTCGGTGGTGCCTCTGGTTTCGGTGGTGCCTCTGGTTTCGGTGGTGCCTCTGGATTCGGTGCTGGTGCCGGTTCGTCTTCATTCGCGAATTCCGCTTCATCGGCCAATGTTGGCACTGACTTTGTTGACTTCGGTGCACGTAGCGGTGTGTCGGTTGGCTCGGTCGGAAGCAGCGGATACAACGCCGGCTACACTGCCGGCTATACCGCGGCCGCTACCGGTGGACTGGCAGTTACGCCCTCGTACGACTCCGTGGCCGTCGGTGCTAATGCTGGCGCTGGTAGCAGTATCGTGTATTAA
- the LOC121594893 gene encoding fibroin heavy chain-like produces MRFFVVIAACLAVASADIGLDLRQGASAGSSSYAGSQGAVSIDYAPALFEDSVVGGAASGASARSFGGASSFGGAGSYGGASSGASSGAYAGAASGAQYNAGYQAGLRDGASASAGSSASAGSFGGAGTRFGSIAGSNANGFVGSGSSAGSSSFAGSGAFGSASAGASAFAQAKTEVRYAAPVVLKNFYYHVAPEEPQAEAGAKTLTITPRKHYKVIFIKAPSASANAGASSQAASQTEEKTLVYVLVNKPAKAQATSEAEASSFTSGKPEVYFIKYQGAQAQAQAGAIAGAVGGQAGSFADAQSNAGVSYDAGFGGASGFGGASGFGGASGFGAGAGSSSFANSASSANVGTDFVDFGARSGVSVGSVGSSGYNAGYTAGYTAAATGGLAVTPSYDSVAVGANAGAGSSIVY; encoded by the exons ATGCGCTTCTTTGTG GTAATAGCCGCCTGTCTGGCCGTCGCGTCGGCCGATATCGGGCTCGACCTGCGTCAGGGAGCATCGGCCGGAAGCAGCAGCTACGCCGGTAGCCAAGGCGCAGTGAGCATCGATTACGCACCCGCCCTTTTCGAGGACTCCGTCGTCGGTGGAGCTGCATCCGGTGCCAGTGCCCGCTCGTTCGGTGGAGCCAGCTCGTTCGGTGGAGCCGGATCGTACGGCGGCGCTTCCTCCGGAGCGTCCAGCGGCGCCTACGCAGGCGCTGCCAGCGGTGCACAGTACAATGCCGGCTACCAGGCGGGACTTCGTGACGGTGCTTCTGCATCTGCCGGTTCGTCCGCATCGGCCGGATCATTCGGTGGAGCCGGAACCCGTTTCGGTTCGATTGCTGGATCTAACGCTAACGGCTTCGTCGGTAGCGGCAGCTCGGCCGGATCTAGCAGCTTCGCCGGTAGCGGCGCGTTCGGCTCGGCTTCGGCCGGTGCATCCGCCTTTGCCCAGGCAAAGACGGAGGTGCGCTATGCTGCCCCGGTGGTCCTGAAGAACTTCTACTACCATGTCGCGCCGGAGGAGCCGCAGGCCGAGGCCGGAGCCAAAACGCTCACCATCACGCCCCGCAAGCACTACAAGGTCATCTTCATCAAGGCCCCGTCTGCCAGCGCCAACGCCGGTGCATCGTCCCAGGCCGCCAGCCAAACCGAAGAGAAGACGCTCGTCTACGTGCTCGTCAACAAGCCCGCCAAGGCACAGGCCACTAGCGAGGCCGAGGCAAGCTCGTTCACCTCTGGCAAGCCGGAGGTGTACTTCATCAAGTACCAGGGTGCTCAGGCTCAGGCTCAGGCTGGCGCTATTGCTGGAGCAGTTGGTGGACAGGCTGGATCGTTTGCCGACGCTCAGTCCAACGCTGGTGTTTCATACGATGCCGGTTTCGGTGGTGCCTCTGGTTTCGGTGGTGCCTCTGGTTTCGGTGGTGCCTCTGGATTCGGTGCTGGTGCCGGTTCGTCTTCATTCGCGAATTCCGCTTCATCGGCCAATGTTGGCACTGACTTTGTTGACTTCGGTGCACGCAGCGGTGTGTCGGTTGGCTCGGTCGGAAGCAGCGGATACAACGCCGGCTACACTGCCGGCTATACCGCGGCCGCTACCGGTGGACTGGCAGTTACGCCCTCGTACGACTCCGTGGCCGTCGGTGCTAATGCTGGCGCTGGTAGCAGTATCGTGTATTAA